In Bradyrhizobium sp. WBOS07, the genomic window CTGGGTAATGCCGGCCGGCGACTACGCCAACACGCGATACTCCAAGCTCAACCAGATCAACGCACAGAACGTGGGCAAGCTCCAGGTGGCCTGGACCTTCTCCACCGGCGTGCTGCGCGGCCACGAAGGCGGCCCGCTGATCATCGGCAACATCATGTACGTCCATACACCGTTCCCGAACAAGGTCTACGCCATTGACCTTTCGCAGGAGAACAAGATCGTCTGGAAGTACGAGCCGAAGCAGGATCCGAACGTGATTCCCGTGATGTGCTGCGACACGGTCAACCGTGGCGTGGCCTATGGCGACGGCAAGATCTTCCTGCATCAGGCCGATACCACGCTCGTCGCGCTCGATGCCAAGACCGGTCAGGTCGCATGGAGCGTCAAGAACGGCGATCCCGGCAAGGGCGAGACCGGCACATCGGCACCGCTGGTCGTGAAAGACAAGGTGATGGTCGGCATTTCCGGCGGCGAGTTCGGCGTTCAGGCCCACATGACCGCCTACGACATCAAGACCGGCAAGCTGGTCTGGCGCGGATATTCGGAAGGTCCGGACGACCAGATCCTGGTGGACCCCGAGAAGACCACCGCGCTCGGTAAGCCCGTCGGCAAGGACTCGAGCCTCAAGACCTGGCAAGGCGATCAGTGGAAGATCGGCGGCGGCGCCACCTGGGGCTGGATCTCCTACGATCCCGAGCTGAACCTGATCTATTACGGGTCGGGCAATCCCTCGACCTGGAACCCGAAGCAGCGTCCCGGCGACAACAAATGGTCGATGACCGTCTGGGCTCGCAACGCCGATACCGGCGTCGCCAAGTGGGTCTACCAGATGACGCCCCATGACGAATGGGACTATGACGGCGTCAACGAGATGATCCTCTCGGATCAGTCGATCAATGGCCAGCCGCGCAAGCTGCTGACGCATTTCGACCGCAACGGCCTCGCCTACACCATGGACCGCGTGACCGGCGAGCTGCTGGTCGCCGAAAAGTACGATCCGAAGGTGAACTGGACCTCCGGCGTCGACATGGACAAGAACTCCCCGACCTACGGCCGTCCGAAGGTGGTCACCCAGTATTCGACGGAAGCGGGCGGAGAGGACAAGAACACGAAGGGCATTTGCCCGGCCGCGCTCGGTACCAAGGACGAGCAGCCGGCGGCCTACTCGCCGGACACGCAGCTGTTCTACGTTCCCACCAACCACGTCTGCATGGACTACGAGCCGTTCAAGGTGAGCTACACCGCGGGCCAGCCCTATGTGGGCGCGACGCTCTCGATGTACCCGCCCCCGGGTGAAACCCACATGGGCAACTTCATCGCCTGGGACAACAAGACCGGCAAGATCGTCTGGTCGAACAAGGAGCAGTTCTCGGTCTGGTCGGGTGCGCTCGCAACCGCCGGCGGCGTGGTGTTCTACGGCACGCTCGAAGGCTACCTGAAGGCGGTCGACGCCAAGACCGGCAAGGAGCTCTACAAGTTCAAGACTCCCTCCGGCATCATCGGCAACGTGACCACCTATGAGAACGGCGGCAAGCAGTATGTCGCAGTGCTCTCCGGCGTCGGCGGCTGGGCCGGCATCGGTCTGGCGGCAGGTCTGACCGATCCGACCGCAGGTCTCGGCGCAGTCGGCGGCTACGCGGCCCTCAGCAACTACACGGCACTCGGCGGTACGCTGACCGTGTTCGCGCTGCCGAACTAGGCCCATCAGCATCGCTCCGGCGCGTGGATCAGCTCCACGCGCCGGCTCGTCTCCCCCCGGGGCTCCTTCGAGGATAATCTCTTGCGTAAAATCTGCTCTGTCATTGCTGCGATGATCTTGGTTGCGTCCGGAGGAATTGCGGTCGCGGACGGTCCGGGCGATCCGGCCGCGGTGAAGAAGGAAGACGACGGCAAGTGGCTCGATAAAGAGGGAACACCGACCTACAAGATTTCGGCCGACGGCACCGTGGACTGGTTCACCTATTCCGGTTACCGCCGCTATCACTCCGACTGCCACGTCTGCCATGGGCCTGACGGCATGGGCTCCACCTACGCGCCCGCGCTCAAGGATTCCGTCAAGACGATGAGCTACGGCGACTTCCTCGGCGTGGTGGCCTCCGGTCGCAAGAACGTCTCGACCGCACAGGAGAACGTCATGCCGGCCTTCGGCGACAATCCGAATGTCGCCTGCTACATGGACGATCTCTACGTCTATCTCCGCGCCCGCTCCACCGAAGCATGGGGCCGGCAGCGTCCTTCCAAGAAGGAGGAGAAGACAGAGGCCTACACCAAGGCGGAAGACGCCTGTATGGGCAAGAAGTGAACGCTACGAGGACTGCCAAGACCACTTCCTGGCGTCTTATGAGAATTTGAGGAGCTACCGATGAAGACACGTGCCGCCGTCGCTTTCGAAGCCAAGAAGCCGCTCGAGATCGTCGAGGTCGACCTGGAAGGCCCGAAGACCGGCGAGGTCCTGGTCGAGATCAAGGCGACGGGCATCTGCCATACCGACGCCTATACGCTCGACGGCTTCGACAGCGAGGGAATCTTCCCGTCGATCCTGGGGCATGAGGGCGCGGGCATCATCCGCGAGATCGGTCCCGGCGTGACCTCGGTGAAGCCGGGCGATCACGTCATTCCGCTCTACACGCCGGAATGCCGGCAGTGCAAAAGCTGCCTCAGCCAGAAGACCAATCTCTGCACCGCGATCCGCGCGACGCAGGGCAAGGGCGTGATGCCCGACGGCACCAGCCGTTTCTCCTACAAGGGTAAGCCGATCTACCACTATATGGGCTGCTCGACGTTCTCGAACTTCACCGTGCTGCCCGAGATTGCGGTCGCCAAGATCCGCGAGGACGCCCCGTTCGACAAAAGCTGCTACATCGGCTGCGGCGTCACCACCGGCGTCGGCGCCGTCGTCAACACCGCGAAAGTCGAGCCGGGCGCCAACGTGGTCGTGTTCGGCCTCGGCGGCATCGGCCTCAATGTGATCCAGGGCGCCAAGATGGCCGGCGCCGACAAGATCATCGGGGTCGACATCAACGACTCCAAGGAGGAGTGGGGCAAGCGGTTCGGCATGACCCACTTCGTCAACCCGAAGAAGGTGACCGGCGACATCGTCCAGCACCTCGTCGGCCTCACTGACGGCGGGGCCGACTACACCTTCGACTGCACCGGCAACACCACGGTGATGCGGCAGGCGTTGGAAGCCTGCCACCGCGGCTGGGGCACCTCGATCATCATCGGCGTCGCCGAAGCCGGCAAGGAGATCTCCACCCGCCCGTTCCAGCTCGTCACCGGACGCAACTGGCGCGGCACGGCGTTCGGCGGCGCGCGCGGCCGCACCGACGTGCCGAAGATCGTCGACTGGTACATGAACGGAAAGATCCAGATCGATCCGATGATCACCCACGTGCTCAAGCTCGAGGAGATCAACAAGGGCTTTGACCTCATGCACGAGGGCAAATCCATCCGTTCAGTCGTCGTGTTCTAGCCCGAAACCGTCACCCCAAGGAGGATCGACCCATGACTGTTGCACTCCACCCCTCGATCGACAACGGCCTCAAACAGGGCAGCGGCAGCTTTGCCGGCGGCACGCTCGTCTGCAAATGCAAGGACCATCCGGTCAAGGTCGGCATCAAGGGCGACGTCGCCCACAATCATGCCTGCGGCTGCACCAAGTGCTGGAAGCCGCAAGGCGCGACATTCTCCGTCGTCGCCGTGGTGCCGCGCCAGAACGTCACCGTGCTCGAGAACGGCGACAAGCTCCAGATCGTCGATCCCTCCGCGGTGATCCAGCGCTACGCCTGCAAGGCCTGCGGCACCCACATGTACGGCCGCATCGAGAACAAGGGCCACCCGTTCTACGGCCTCGATTTCATCCATCCCGAGCTGTTCCAGGAGCAGGGCTCGCAGGCGCCGCAATTCGCCGCCTTCGTCTCCTCCGTGATCGAATCGGGCGTGAAGCCGGAGCAGATGTCCGGCATTCGTGCGCGGTTGAAGGAAATCGGGCTCGAGCCCTATGATTGCCTGTCACCGGCGCTGATGGACGCGATCGCGACCCACGTCGCCAAAGCCAAAGCCGCCTGAGCAAGGCCGCTAGACGTTCGCCGGCCCCCGTCCGCTCGATGGCCTCGACCAGCGCCAGCGAAGCGGACGGGCCCCGGCTCCGGGACGATCGCGGCGATGCCGCCGCCTCTGCAACTCACGTGGCCATGAGGGTGACGAGCTCCCTCAGTCCTGGTCTCTGAATGACTGCGTAGCGCCTCCGACTTCCGTCTCGAAGTCCCGGCGTCTGCGTTTCTCCCTCCCTCGACTGAGGCATCCTGCTTCGTCCGTGCAGTCTTGCTGGCGGACGAAGCCTTTTTGGCCGCAGTCACGTTTTGCGAACGCGACGTGCACGCGGCGCGCCGGTGCGCCCTGCTTTTGACAAATCATCGATGCAGTCTTTTCCCGGTGAGAACACCCGGCTGTGAACGCCGGGCAGGCGCGATCTCTGCTACGATCGCGCCGTCACGATGCCGCGCGACATACAATCAAACAAGAACAAACGGGAGGTATCGACCACATCCGGACATCGAGATTCGTATTCCTGCCCCCTGCCGGGATCTGCCCGTGCGGGATCGTGGGCCGGGATGCGATGCAACTGGCATTGCGCCGACCGGCGTCGGCGAATTTTCAATTTGGCATGCTTATGAAGAGCGAGGGATGACCATGATCAAGGTGAAGATCAACGGACAGGAACAGAGCTGGGACGGCGACCCGGATCTCCCGCTACTCTGGTTCCTGCGTGACGAGGTCGGGCTGACCGGCACCAAGTTCAGCTGCGGCCAGGCTCTGTGCGGCTCCTGCACCGTCATCGTGGACAAGCAGGCCGTGCGGGCCTGCGTCACGTCGGTGAACGACGTCGCCGGGCGCGAGGTCACCACGATCGAGGGATTGCACCCCAACGGCGACCACCCGGTGCAGAAGGCCTGGCGCCAGGTCAACGTGCCGCAATGCGGCTTCTGCCAGGCCGGCCAGATAATGCAGGCCGCCGCGCTTCTGATGGACAACCCGAAGCCCTCGCACGACCAGATCCGCGAGGCGATGTCCGGCAACATCTGCCGCTGCGGTTGCTACCAGCGCATCGAAAACGCCGTCCATCTCGCATCGACGGGAGTGTGACATGAATTTCATCGACAATCCCCGCAAGCTTCGCGGCTTCGAGAAGCATATCAGGGTCGAGAAGATCTCGCGCCGCAGCATCCTGAAGGGGCTCGGCGTCACCGGCGGCTTCGTCCTCGCCGCCCCCGTGATGTCGCGCCAGGCGCTCGCCTATGAGACCGGCGCCGGCAAGATGCCGCACGGCGTCGTGGTCGATCCGCGCGTGTTCGTCTCGGTCGCCCCGGATGGCATCGTCACCATCGTCGGGCACCGATCGGAGATGGGCACCGGCGTGCGCACCAGCCTGCCGCTGATCGTGGCCGAGGAGATGGAGGCCGACTGGAACAGGGTCAAGGTGCAGCAGGCCCACGGCGACGAGGTCAAGTTCGGCAACCAGGACACCGACGGCTCACGCAGCACGCGGCACTATCTGATCCCGATGCGCCAGATCGGCGCCGCTGCCCGCACCATGCTGGAGCAGGCTGCGGCGAAGCGTTGGGGCGTGCCGGCGACCGAGGTCAAGGCGGTCAATCATGAGGTCGTCCACAGCGCCAGCGGCCACAAGCTCGGCTTCGGCGAGCTCGCAGCCGACGCCGCCAAGCAATCGGTGCCTGCAGTCGAAGGCCTCAAGCTGAAGGACCCCAAGGACTTCCGCTACCTCACCAAGGGCCAGATCGGCATGGTCGATCTGCACGACATCACCACCGGCAAGGCGCGTTACGGCGCCGACGTGCGGCTGCCGGGCATGAAATATGCCGTGATCGCGCGCCCGCCGGTGACCGGCGGCAAGCTCGTCTCGTTCGATCCCGACGCGGCGCTGAAGGTCCCCGGCGTCGAGAAGGTGATGAAGGTTCAAGGCTGGCCGTGGCCGTCGAAATTCCAGCCGCTCGGGGGCGTCGCCGTGATCGCGCGCAACACCGGCGCGGCGATCAAGGGCCGCGACGCATTGAAGCTGACCTGGGACGACGGCGCCAACGGCAAGTATGACTCGGTCGCCTATCGCAAGGAGCTCGAGGAGGCCTCGCGCAAGCCAGGCCTCGTCGTGCGCAAGGAGGGTGACGCGGAGGCGGCCTTGAAGGGCGCGGACAAGGTGATCGTCGGCGAGTACTACCTGCCGCATCTTGCTCATGTCAGCATGGAGCCGCCGGTGGCGGTCGCCGACGTCAAGGGCGACAAGGCCGAGATCTGGGCGCCGGTGCAGAGCCCGGGCGGCACCCGCGAGGACGTCGCCAAGACGCTCGGCATTCCCGAAGGCAATGTCACGGTCAATGTCACGCTGCTGGGTGGGGGGTTCGGGCGCAAGTCGAAATGCGACTTCGCGCTCGAAGCCGCCCTGCTGTCGAAGGAGCTTGGCGCGCCGGTCAAGGTGCAGTGGACGCGCGAAGACGACATTCACAACGGCTTCCTGCACACCGTCTCGGTCGAGCGGATCGAGGCCGGCCTCGACAAGAACGGCAAGGTGATCGCCTGGCGCCACCGCAGCGTGGCTCCCAGCATCGCCTCGACCTTTGCCGCCGGCGCCGTGCATCAGGCCCCGTTCGAGATCGGCATGGGCCTCGCCGACCTGCCGTTCGAGATCGCCAACATCTCCTGCGAGAATCCGGAGGCAGCCGCGCGCACCCGCATCGGCTGGTTCCGTTCGGTCTCCAACATCCCGCGCGCCTTCGCGGTGCAATCGATGGTCGGCGAGATCGCGCAGGCGACCGGCCGCGACCAGAAAGACATGCTGATCGAGCTGATCGGCTCGCCTCGCATCGTCAAGCCGAACGTGAAGGACCTCTGGAACTACGGCGAGCCCCAGGAGAGCTACCCGATCGACACGGCGCGCCTGCGCAAGGTGGTCGATCTGGTCGCGGAGAAGGGCGAATGGAGTCGCAAGGTGCCGAAGGGCCACGGTCTGGGCATCGCAGTGCACCGCAGCTTCGTCAGCTATATCGCGACCATCGTCGAGGTCGCTGTCGACGACAAGGGCAAGCTGACGGTGCCCCGGGTCGACACCGCGATCGATTGCGGCACCTATGTCAACCCCGAGCGCATCGCCTCGCAGATCGAGGGCGCGGCGATCATGGGCCTCAGTCTCGCGAAATACGGCGAGATCACCTTCAAGGACGGCAAGGTGCAGCAGAAGAACTTTGACGACTTCCAGCTCGTCAGGATCGACGAGTCCCCTGCGGTGACCAACGTCTACATCGTGCCGCCCGGACCCGACACGCCGCCGAGCGGCGTCGGCGAGCCCGGTGTCCCGCCCTTCGCGCCGGCGCTGATCAACGCGATCTTCGCGGCGACGGGAAAACGTATCCGGAGCTTGCCGATCGGCAAGCAGCTGGAGGCGTAGGACGGAACGGAAGCGGCCTCGCGCCGTTTCCATCGATCTGACAGGAGCAGATCGATGACAAACCTCTCAAAGGCGCTCGCAGTGTCACTGTCGAGCGCCTTTCTTTTGACGGCCGCAGGCGCATTTGCCCAGAGCAATACCGCGCCGCCGACCTCGGCCACCCGTCCCAGCACGCCGGACCAGACCTCACTGCCCAACGCCAATGCCCCGCCCGCCTCGACCACCCAGACCACCGGCCAGCATAATCCGGATCCGAAGGTTCAGGAGATGAACCAGAAGGAGAAGGACAAGGTGGATCGCCAAGGCAAGTAAACTTTTGCGACCCTCATGCCTCTGGCCGGCTTTATCCCGGCCATGCACCGGCCTTTGCCGTGGCACAACGTAGACGCCCGGCCCTTCGCCGCGCCGAGGCGGCTACGGCCGCGCAGGCGGCACAGGCCCGGGCGTGACGACGCGTATGCGGCCCGCGGGCAATCGCAGTATACAAACAAAAATGCGGCGGACGTTGCCGTCCGCCGCATTCCCACCCCCCTGCTGCTCCGCTGTCTTCGATCCGCCCGCGGAGCTATTTCTTCAATGCGAACACCCAGACCACGCCGCCTTGGGGCACATTGGCTTCGATGCCGATATTGTTGGTCACCAGCGCGTCCTGGATGCGCTGCGCGTCCACGCCCCAGCCCGACTGGATCGCGATGTACTGCGTGCCGTCGATCTCGTAGGACACCGGCATGCCGACAATGCCGGAATTGGTCTTCTGCTCCCAGAGGAGCTCGCCGGTCTTGGCGTGGAAGGCCCGGAAGTTGCGGTCGTTCGTGCCGCCGACGAAGACGAGGTCGCCGGCAGTCGCCGTGACCGATCCGAACAGTTGCGACTTGGGGAAGTTGTGCTGCCACACCTTCTTGCCCGTGGCGGGATCCCAGGCCTGGAGCTCGCCGAAATGATCTGCTCCCGGCCTCGTCTTCAGGCCGATGTCTTCCGGCTTGGTGCCGAGCCAGAGCTCGCCTGGCTTGAGCGGGACCTTCTCGCCGGTGAATCCGCCGCAGAAATTCTCGTTGGCAGGCACGTAGACGAGGCCGGTCCTCTGGCTATAGGCAGCCGACGGCCAATCCTTGCCGCCCCACAGCGACGGACAGAACTCGACGCGCTTGCCCATCACCGGCTTGTGCGCGGGATCCACGATCGGCTTGCCGGTCTCGTCGATGCCCTTCCAGACGTCCGTATGAACGAACGGCCAACCGGCGACATAATTGATCTTGGTCGGCGTCCGCTCGAGCACCCAGAAGATGGCATCACGTCCCGGATGCACCAGGCTCTTGATGGTGCGGCCGTTGCGCTGCAGATCGATCAGCATCGGCGCCTCGACCTCGTCCCAATCCCAGGAATCGTTCTGATGATACTGGTGGTAGGCCTTGATCTTGCCGGTGTCCGGATCGAGCGCGAGCACCGAGGAGGTGTAGAGATTGTCGCCGGGGTGGGAGTCGCCGGGCCACGGCGCGGCGTTGCCGACGCCCCAATAGATCGTCTTGGTCTCCTTGTCGTAATTGCCGGTCATCCAGGCCGAACCGCCGCCGTTCTTCCAATCGTCGCCCTGCCAGGTGTCGTGACCGGGCTCGCCTTCGCCGGGGATGGTGTAGGTCCGCCACAGCTCCTTGCCGTCCTTGGCATCATAGGCAACGACATAGCCGCGCACGCCGAACTCGCCGCCGGAGCCGCCGACGATGACCTTGCCGTCGACGATCAACGGCATCAGCGTCAAGTACTGGCCCTTCCTGTAGTCCTGGACCTTGGTATCCCACACCACCTTGCCGGTCTTGGCGTCGAGTGCGACCACGTGATCGTCCGTGGTGGCGAGGTAGAGCTTGTCCTCCCACAAGCCGACGCCCCGGTTGGTCGGATGCAGCTGGAACAGATCGTCAGGGAGCTGCCGCTTGTAGCGCCAATATTCGTCGCCGGTCTTCGCGTTCAGCGCGATCACCTGCCCCATCGGTGTCGTCACGAACATCGCGCCATTGTTGACGATCGGCGGCGCCTGGTGGCCTTCGACCACGCCGGTGGCGAAGGTCCAGACCGGCGTGAGGTTCTTCACGTTCGAGGTGTTGATCTGGTCCAGTGGACTGTAGCCGTGCCCGTCATAGGTGCGCCGGTAGAGCATCCAGTTTTTCGGCTCCGGATTCTCCAATCGCTGTGCGGTGACCGGCGAGTAGTTCTCGATCGGACCGGACACGGCGGCAGTGGATGCAAGACACGTGAAGGCGACGAAGCCGGACAGTAACCATTGCTTCCTGGTCATGGAAGTTGTCATGGACGTTCCCCTTTTCATCCGTTCTGAATTCTTGTTGTGAATTCTTGTCGTTCGTCCCCCGCCCGCCGTTGGCGGATGCGGCCTTTCGTGACGCGGGCCGGGCCCGCAACCGTCCATCATCCTGGCTGCGTGCCACCTACCTTTCCCATGAAATTGCCGGCGATGCTGAGCGAACCGTCAGCCAGCGCCAGCGGCAGCGCCGCGAGCCGTCGCGGCGCCGGTCCGAACACGACTTGCGCGCCGGCGCGCGGATCGAATTCGGAGTTGTGGCACATGCATTTGAACACCTCCTTGTCGCCGACATCGCTCTTCACCCAGGCGGTGACGGGGCAGCCGGCGTGCGAGCAGATCGCCGAATAGGCTATGATGCCCTCGACGGCCCGCGCGCGGGTCTTCTCGTCGAGCTCGGCGGGATCGAGGCGGATGATCAGGATCTCGTTGAGCCGCGAGCCGCTGCGCACGACCGATGTGTTGGGATCCTTCGGCCAGGCATGCACCGGCGGTCCGCCGGCGTTCAGATCGGCCGCGGTGATCAGCTTTCCCTCCTTGTCGCCTTGGGAGTAGACGAGCACATCGCCTTTCTGGGGCCGTTCGTCGGATCCGGGCGGATCCTCACCTGCGCGCGCATGCGCGGAGCAGCCGAGGCAGGCGGTGACGGCGAGCGCGCCGAGCAGGACCGTTCGCCGCGTCTGCTCGGCATCGACCTCGGCATCGGGCTGCCTGGAGTTTTCGGACGATGTGAAATTGGTGGTGAACGATGCGCGGGACATGTTCACAAGCAGGCGCTGGAACTCTGCCGAAAACAAGGCGAAGAATTGGCACCGCAGTGCATCAATATGGCTTTGCTCGCGTTGATTGAGCAAGACCGAATGCAACCAAAGCGTTTTCGCGATTGCAACGTCACGCCGCGCGATCGGCATGATGATTTTGCAGATCAGACCGATGATGACGGAATTGGTGCAGTGCGCTTTTCGTCGCGCTGCGCAAACGCAGCGCGACCGCTCTTCATGCGCTGGAGGCAGCCGGTGTCGTCAGGGCCTGAGGACGTGGCGCGGCGCGGCGATCGAACCGGCAACGGTTGCCGACGCCATTTCGAAGCTGTCGGCGATGCGCCGCGCCTTGTCGATGAACAGGCTGGCCGCTGGCGGCGGGCAGACCTCGCGCGCGGTCTGCTCGAACAGATCGAGCCAGCGGTCGAAATGGTCACCAGCCAAGCCGAGTGGCAGATGCGCCCGCATCGGCGAGCCGTGATAGCGGCCGCTCATCAGCACCACCGAGGACCAGAAATCCCTGAGCTTGGCGAGATGCTCGTCCCAGTTCTGCACGACGCCAAACACCGGACCCAGCTTTGCATCCTCGCGCACCCGTCCGTAGAAGCGGGTGACGAGTTCCGCGATCATCTCCTCGGTGATCCCGGTGCGCTCGATCGCATCCTGCGTCAACAGGCTTCGCCGTGCGGCCGCCGCCTCGCGCTCGGCCTTCAGTCGATCCGACATATCCTCTGTGTCCGTTCCGTTGTTCCCGCGGGTCCGCTCGACATTGTC contains:
- a CDS encoding c-type cytochrome, methanol metabolism-related: MILVASGGIAVADGPGDPAAVKKEDDGKWLDKEGTPTYKISADGTVDWFTYSGYRRYHSDCHVCHGPDGMGSTYAPALKDSVKTMSYGDFLGVVASGRKNVSTAQENVMPAFGDNPNVACYMDDLYVYLRARSTEAWGRQRPSKKEEKTEAYTKAEDACMGKK
- the xoxF5 gene encoding lanthanide-dependent methanol dehydrogenase XoxF5 encodes the protein MRKVLLATFLGSAAALAVGSASANDALMKMSQNPKDWVMPAGDYANTRYSKLNQINAQNVGKLQVAWTFSTGVLRGHEGGPLIIGNIMYVHTPFPNKVYAIDLSQENKIVWKYEPKQDPNVIPVMCCDTVNRGVAYGDGKIFLHQADTTLVALDAKTGQVAWSVKNGDPGKGETGTSAPLVVKDKVMVGISGGEFGVQAHMTAYDIKTGKLVWRGYSEGPDDQILVDPEKTTALGKPVGKDSSLKTWQGDQWKIGGGATWGWISYDPELNLIYYGSGNPSTWNPKQRPGDNKWSMTVWARNADTGVAKWVYQMTPHDEWDYDGVNEMILSDQSINGQPRKLLTHFDRNGLAYTMDRVTGELLVAEKYDPKVNWTSGVDMDKNSPTYGRPKVVTQYSTEAGGEDKNTKGICPAALGTKDEQPAAYSPDTQLFYVPTNHVCMDYEPFKVSYTAGQPYVGATLSMYPPPGETHMGNFIAWDNKTGKIVWSNKEQFSVWSGALATAGGVVFYGTLEGYLKAVDAKTGKELYKFKTPSGIIGNVTTYENGGKQYVAVLSGVGGWAGIGLAAGLTDPTAGLGAVGGYAALSNYTALGGTLTVFALPN
- the gfa gene encoding S-(hydroxymethyl)glutathione synthase, which translates into the protein MTVALHPSIDNGLKQGSGSFAGGTLVCKCKDHPVKVGIKGDVAHNHACGCTKCWKPQGATFSVVAVVPRQNVTVLENGDKLQIVDPSAVIQRYACKACGTHMYGRIENKGHPFYGLDFIHPELFQEQGSQAPQFAAFVSSVIESGVKPEQMSGIRARLKEIGLEPYDCLSPALMDAIATHVAKAKAA
- a CDS encoding (2Fe-2S)-binding protein; its protein translation is MIKVKINGQEQSWDGDPDLPLLWFLRDEVGLTGTKFSCGQALCGSCTVIVDKQAVRACVTSVNDVAGREVTTIEGLHPNGDHPVQKAWRQVNVPQCGFCQAGQIMQAAALLMDNPKPSHDQIREAMSGNICRCGCYQRIENAVHLASTGV
- a CDS encoding S-(hydroxymethyl)glutathione dehydrogenase/class III alcohol dehydrogenase; the encoded protein is MKTRAAVAFEAKKPLEIVEVDLEGPKTGEVLVEIKATGICHTDAYTLDGFDSEGIFPSILGHEGAGIIREIGPGVTSVKPGDHVIPLYTPECRQCKSCLSQKTNLCTAIRATQGKGVMPDGTSRFSYKGKPIYHYMGCSTFSNFTVLPEIAVAKIREDAPFDKSCYIGCGVTTGVGAVVNTAKVEPGANVVVFGLGGIGLNVIQGAKMAGADKIIGVDINDSKEEWGKRFGMTHFVNPKKVTGDIVQHLVGLTDGGADYTFDCTGNTTVMRQALEACHRGWGTSIIIGVAEAGKEISTRPFQLVTGRNWRGTAFGGARGRTDVPKIVDWYMNGKIQIDPMITHVLKLEEINKGFDLMHEGKSIRSVVVF
- a CDS encoding ubiquinol-cytochrome c reductase iron-sulfur subunit; protein product: MSRASFTTNFTSSENSRQPDAEVDAEQTRRTVLLGALAVTACLGCSAHARAGEDPPGSDERPQKGDVLVYSQGDKEGKLITAADLNAGGPPVHAWPKDPNTSVVRSGSRLNEILIIRLDPAELDEKTRARAVEGIIAYSAICSHAGCPVTAWVKSDVGDKEVFKCMCHNSEFDPRAGAQVVFGPAPRRLAALPLALADGSLSIAGNFMGKVGGTQPG
- a CDS encoding group III truncated hemoglobin, whose amino-acid sequence is MSDRLKAEREAAAARRSLLTQDAIERTGITEEMIAELVTRFYGRVREDAKLGPVFGVVQNWDEHLAKLRDFWSSVVLMSGRYHGSPMRAHLPLGLAGDHFDRWLDLFEQTAREVCPPPAASLFIDKARRIADSFEMASATVAGSIAAPRHVLRP
- a CDS encoding methanol/ethanol family PQQ-dependent dehydrogenase, which encodes MTRKQWLLSGFVAFTCLASTAAVSGPIENYSPVTAQRLENPEPKNWMLYRRTYDGHGYSPLDQINTSNVKNLTPVWTFATGVVEGHQAPPIVNNGAMFVTTPMGQVIALNAKTGDEYWRYKRQLPDDLFQLHPTNRGVGLWEDKLYLATTDDHVVALDAKTGKVVWDTKVQDYRKGQYLTLMPLIVDGKVIVGGSGGEFGVRGYVVAYDAKDGKELWRTYTIPGEGEPGHDTWQGDDWKNGGGSAWMTGNYDKETKTIYWGVGNAAPWPGDSHPGDNLYTSSVLALDPDTGKIKAYHQYHQNDSWDWDEVEAPMLIDLQRNGRTIKSLVHPGRDAIFWVLERTPTKINYVAGWPFVHTDVWKGIDETGKPIVDPAHKPVMGKRVEFCPSLWGGKDWPSAAYSQRTGLVYVPANENFCGGFTGEKVPLKPGELWLGTKPEDIGLKTRPGADHFGELQAWDPATGKKVWQHNFPKSQLFGSVTATAGDLVFVGGTNDRNFRAFHAKTGELLWEQKTNSGIVGMPVSYEIDGTQYIAIQSGWGVDAQRIQDALVTNNIGIEANVPQGGVVWVFALKK
- a CDS encoding molybdopterin cofactor-binding domain-containing protein codes for the protein MNFIDNPRKLRGFEKHIRVEKISRRSILKGLGVTGGFVLAAPVMSRQALAYETGAGKMPHGVVVDPRVFVSVAPDGIVTIVGHRSEMGTGVRTSLPLIVAEEMEADWNRVKVQQAHGDEVKFGNQDTDGSRSTRHYLIPMRQIGAAARTMLEQAAAKRWGVPATEVKAVNHEVVHSASGHKLGFGELAADAAKQSVPAVEGLKLKDPKDFRYLTKGQIGMVDLHDITTGKARYGADVRLPGMKYAVIARPPVTGGKLVSFDPDAALKVPGVEKVMKVQGWPWPSKFQPLGGVAVIARNTGAAIKGRDALKLTWDDGANGKYDSVAYRKELEEASRKPGLVVRKEGDAEAALKGADKVIVGEYYLPHLAHVSMEPPVAVADVKGDKAEIWAPVQSPGGTREDVAKTLGIPEGNVTVNVTLLGGGFGRKSKCDFALEAALLSKELGAPVKVQWTREDDIHNGFLHTVSVERIEAGLDKNGKVIAWRHRSVAPSIASTFAAGAVHQAPFEIGMGLADLPFEIANISCENPEAAARTRIGWFRSVSNIPRAFAVQSMVGEIAQATGRDQKDMLIELIGSPRIVKPNVKDLWNYGEPQESYPIDTARLRKVVDLVAEKGEWSRKVPKGHGLGIAVHRSFVSYIATIVEVAVDDKGKLTVPRVDTAIDCGTYVNPERIASQIEGAAIMGLSLAKYGEITFKDGKVQQKNFDDFQLVRIDESPAVTNVYIVPPGPDTPPSGVGEPGVPPFAPALINAIFAATGKRIRSLPIGKQLEA